In bacterium, one genomic interval encodes:
- a CDS encoding HIT family protein, with protein MAEDFSKNLIKDYKYWAIYVHPNQSYLGRCVVWCKRENALDLTDSTQEEQSELFLVLQNLREVVKKVFQPDWFNYSFLGNDTRHLHAHFIPRYTKPMTFMSMVFEDKLYGHNYKTDHSFVTPEDILNTIRDKIKAELL; from the coding sequence ATGGCAGAGGATTTTTCAAAAAACTTAATTAAAGATTATAAATACTGGGCCATTTATGTTCATCCTAATCAAAGCTACCTTGGTCGATGCGTAGTTTGGTGTAAGCGTGAAAACGCACTCGATTTAACTGATTCAACCCAAGAAGAACAATCGGAATTGTTTTTGGTTTTGCAAAATTTAAGAGAGGTGGTAAAAAAAGTTTTCCAACCCGATTGGTTTAATTATTCTTTTTTAGGCAACGATACTCGGCACTTACATGCTCATTTTATTCCTCGTTATACAAAACCAATGACATTTATGAGTATGGTGTTTGAAGATAAATTATATGGCCATAATTATAAAACTGATCATAGTTTCGTAACCCCCGAGGATATATTAAATACAATCCGAGACAAAATTAAAGCAGAATTATTATGA